A window from Salvia miltiorrhiza cultivar Shanhuang (shh) chromosome 2, IMPLAD_Smil_shh, whole genome shotgun sequence encodes these proteins:
- the LOC131008837 gene encoding uncharacterized protein LOC131008837 gives MDSQLHCGSSLPQKLFLEALSCSDNVEASLLLRLLKKTPQLLNDFGKNTRELVSLKFLESLFLQGARANPVSYASRKKVRLDPSDLCEDVLRRILSETSVSQHLKSAGLEISKWDLEPFIEHKKSSLPRLYALKQLKDALLTGSPSSLSSLKECSGLPVGSHTEHNAPAEGGKCNVNTPRAECHTDDGNLLPRDLPDENLVPVNRKKRASESPAEQLDTTCINPVKKNRHDIIFNEQNVGEQVISSAVHIQITDASTVTLLHLKGKRFGLERGLVKPYNHDTIECTSSGFVDSNGVLPCEKKVPHCDNGQNNKPEEQQRQEQNIQEEGGKNEAGDPKTTNDDVDRFELHMNNVHEVKEKSHVCNDNDGNDGGKTEIARKENALHSLQNTCSQDPLETTNSGARRCSLEKETRVEVMRQNGSPGNGNNHCNSSKELVGNFHVLPDCGTEVLNEEGQTRENGGNGFHGLTSTNEDIDKYDQNVPRTLPTVGEAEDDVDIFSDTDGYHDERTTIDTQKKTFLSSQYICSQNTLATTSGREQHICMKCRRGGDLLSCTSDSCPIVIHENCLGSDVSFDTGEAFCCPFCAYSRAISKYLEVKKLAILARKDFATFICLGPENEPNKQSCGSFGMDGNCLKQNDGLPKSNDLNQINVVKKVSNHQERKKLEYEQAGPSKLRSVFSPPLRRKAADSTDRVHSLKTDKQDGKGITQESQRLRDCRRKQIGVEAVHNSQRETVVSETSGSKKHADVRSKKGVPRLPETDLPCEHKCSQSSQSNDAEELSEAENEGSGGSKICLRVRKQERRNLNPAIPHFRRKNIPWTSEEEEKLKEGMRVCCGPYDAKIPWTKILGHGEGIFHPSRTTINLKDKWRNICKASSKSKL, from the exons ATGGATTCCCAGCTTCATTGTGGATCATCTCTTCCACAGAAATTGTTCCTTGAGGCATTATCATGCTCTGATAATGTAGAGGCATCTCTTTTACTAC GTTTACTTAAGAAGACACCACAACTTCTGAATGATTTTGGAAAAAATACAAGGGAATTGGTGTCATTGAAATTTTTAGagagtttattccttcaaggaGCTCGTGCAAATCCTGTATCTTATGCCTCGAGGAAAAAAGTTAGATTAGATCCATCTGACCTTTGCGAAGATGTACTCCGACGAATATTGAGCGAG ACATCTGTATCACAACATCTGAAATCTGCTGGACTAGAAATCTCGAAGTGGGATCTTGAGCCGTTCATAGAGCATAAAAAGTCTAGCTTGCCTAGATTATATGCTCTGAAACAG CTGAAGGATGCATTGCTTACAGGAAGCCCTTCTAGTTTGTCATCTTTGAAAGAATGTAGTGGTTTGCCAGTTGGGAGTCACACTGAGCATAATGCCCCCGCAGAAGGTGGCAAATGCAATGTAAATACACCTAGAGCCGAATGTCATACGGATGATGGTAACCTCTTGCCAAGGGATTTGCCTGATGAAAACTTAGTACCAGTTAACAGGAAAAAAAGAGCCAGTGAAAGTCCAGCTGAACAGTTGGATACAACCTGCATAAACCCTGTCAAGAAGAATAGGCATGATATCATTTTCAATGAACAGAATGTAGGTGAGCAGGTAATATCTTCAGCAGTCCATATACAAATAACAGATGCTTCTACAGTAACTTTGCTCCATCTTAAAGGAAAAAGGTTTGGCCTTGAAAGAGGGCTCGTGAAACCTTATAATCATGATACTATTGAGTGTACTTCATCAGGGTTTGTTGATTCAAATGGAGTTTTGCCTTGTGAAAAGAAGGTTCCTCATTGTGACAATGGACAAAATAACAAACCTGAGGAGCAGCAGAGGCAAGAGCAGAACATTCAGGAAGAAGGTGGCAAGAACGAGGCCGGTGACCCCAAAACAACTAATGATGACGTGGATAGATTTGAGCTACATATGAACAATGTTCATGAAGTGAAAGAAAAATCTCATGTTTGTAATGATAATGATGGGAATGACGGTGGCAAGACTGAAATCGCTAGAAAAGAAAATGCTTTGCACAGTCTTCAGAACACATGCAGCCAAGATCCATTGGAAACAACTAATAGTGGTGCACGAAGGTGCAGCTTAGAGAAAGAAACGCGTGTCGAGGTCATGAGGCAAAATGGGTCTCCTGGGAATGGTAATAACCATTGTAATTCATCAAAGGAGCTTGTTGGGAATTTTCACGTTTTGCCCGATTGTGGTACTGAAGTGCTGAATGAGGAGGGTCAAACCAGAGAAAATGGAGGGAATGGTTTCCATGGGCTCACATCGACTAACGAGGACATTGATAAGTATGACCAAAACGTTCCTAGAACTCTCCCAACTGTTGGTGAAGCTGAAGATGATGTCGATATTTTCAGTGATACTGATGGATATCACGATGAGAGGACAACTATTGACACACAGAAGAAAACATTTTTGAGCTCCCAATACATATGCAGTCAAAATACGTTAGCAACAACCAGTGGAAGAGAACAACATATTTGTATGAAATGTCGCAGGGGTGGAGATTTATTGTCTTGTACTTCTGATTCCTGCCCTATAGTGATTCATGAGAACTGTTTGGGTTCAGATGTGAGCTTTGACACAGGGGAGGCATTTTGCTGCCCGTTTTGTGCATATTCTCGAGCAATATCCAAGTATCTGGAAGTTAAGAAACTTGCCATCTTGGCAAGAAAGGATTTTGCAACTTTTATTTGCTTGGGCCCCGAAAATGAACCAAACAAACAGTCCTGTGGATCATTTGGGATGGATGGAAATTGTTTGAAACAAAATGATGGGTTGCCTAAAAGTAATGACCTAAACCAGATAAATGTTGTGAAGAAGGTCAGTAATCACCAAGAAAGGAAGAAATTGGAATATGAGCAGGCAGGGCCTTCAAAATTACGTTCTGTTTTCAGCCCTCCTCTCAGAAGAAAAGCAGCAGACTCAACTGATAGAGTTCATAGTTTAAAAACAGATAAACAAGATGGGAAAGGAATTACGCAAGAATCCCAACGTCTGAGAGATTGCAGACGGAAACAGATTGGTGTAGAGGCAGTTCATAACTCTCAGAGGGAAACTGTGGTCTCAGAGACAAGTGGGAGTAAGAAGCATGCTGATGTCAGATCCAAAAAGGGTGTACCACGTCTGCCAGAAACAGATTTACCTTGTGAGCACAAATGCTCACAAAGTTCTCAATCAAATGATGCAGAGGAATTATCTGAAGCAGAGAATGAGGGTTCTGGAGGTAGCAAAATCTGTTTAAGGGTTCGAAAACAAGAAAGGCGAAA